The Streptomyces nitrosporeus genome includes a window with the following:
- the fahA gene encoding fumarylacetoacetase, with product MSEQSSPLDLAEGDPFGPHNLPYGVFSTPGHPGDRRVGVRIGGHVLDAGAAAHALGSPYARLLAQPSLSPLLAAGRTAWRDVRRALTAWVTVPAHRADVEPLLHPVDAVTLHLPFEVADYVDFYASEHHATNVGKIFRPDGAALTPNWKHLPIGYHGRAGTVVVSGTDVVRPSGQRKAPADPVPVFGPSVKLDIEAEVGFVVGVPSAQGAPVALGDFREHVFGLCLLNDWSARDIQAWEYVPLGPFLGKSFATSVSAWVTPLEALDAARTAPPARDFELLPYLEDADEEEPGGFDIRISVEINGQTVAEPPFASMYWTAAQQLAQMTVNGASLRTGDLYGSGTVSGPEPGERGSLLELTWNGRDPLDLAEGKRTFLEDGDTVTLTAWAPGPHGTRVGLGDVTGRIVPAP from the coding sequence ATGTCCGAGCAGAGCAGTCCGCTCGATCTGGCCGAGGGCGACCCCTTCGGCCCGCACAACCTTCCCTACGGTGTGTTCTCCACCCCCGGACACCCCGGGGACCGCAGGGTCGGCGTCCGTATCGGCGGCCATGTACTGGACGCCGGGGCCGCCGCGCACGCCCTGGGCTCGCCCTACGCCCGGCTGCTGGCGCAGCCGAGCCTGTCCCCCCTGCTGGCGGCGGGGCGTACCGCCTGGCGTGACGTGCGGCGGGCGCTGACCGCGTGGGTGACCGTGCCGGCGCACCGCGCGGACGTCGAACCGCTGCTGCACCCGGTGGACGCCGTGACGCTGCACCTGCCGTTCGAGGTCGCGGACTACGTCGACTTCTATGCCAGCGAGCACCACGCCACCAACGTCGGGAAGATCTTCCGGCCCGACGGCGCGGCCCTCACCCCCAACTGGAAGCACCTGCCGATCGGTTACCACGGCCGGGCGGGGACGGTGGTCGTCTCGGGCACGGACGTGGTGCGGCCCTCGGGGCAGCGCAAGGCCCCGGCCGACCCGGTACCGGTGTTCGGGCCATCGGTGAAGCTGGACATCGAGGCGGAGGTCGGCTTCGTCGTCGGCGTCCCCTCCGCCCAGGGCGCCCCCGTGGCGCTCGGGGACTTCCGCGAGCACGTCTTCGGGCTCTGCCTCCTCAACGACTGGTCGGCCCGGGACATCCAGGCCTGGGAGTACGTGCCGCTGGGCCCCTTCCTCGGGAAGTCCTTCGCCACCTCCGTATCGGCGTGGGTGACCCCGCTGGAAGCCCTGGACGCCGCGCGTACGGCGCCGCCCGCGCGGGACTTCGAGCTGCTGCCCTACCTGGAGGACGCGGACGAGGAGGAGCCGGGCGGCTTCGACATCAGGATCTCCGTGGAGATCAACGGGCAGACCGTCGCCGAGCCGCCGTTCGCCTCGATGTACTGGACGGCCGCCCAGCAGCTGGCCCAGATGACGGTGAACGGCGCCTCGCTGCGCACCGGCGACCTCTACGGATCGGGCACCGTCAGCGGCCCGGAGCCCGGCGAGCGCGGTTCACTGCTCGAACTCACCTGGAACGGCCGGGACCCGCTGGACCTGGCCGAGGGAAAGCGGACGTTCCTGGAGGACGGCGACACGGTGACCCTGACCGCCTGGGCACCGGGGCCGCACGGGACGCGGGTCGGCCTCGGCGACGTCACCGGACGGATCGTCCCGGCGCCGTGA
- a CDS encoding NADH-quinone oxidoreductase subunit M — MSFPLLTATAALPAIGAIATAAVPAARRTAAKWTALLFSLGTLVLAGVVFARFEPGGDRYQLTESHAWIKDFGVRYELGVDGIGVALLGLTALLIPFVILAGWHDADPDGKTSSRWRPTQGFFALILMVEAMVILSFEATDVFLFYILFEAMLIPMYFLIGGFGDRAHSGTEENAAAQRSYAAVKFLLYNLAGGLIMLAAVIGLYVVAGSFSLSEIAAARADGTLEMASSTEKWLFLGFFFAFAVKAPLWPLHTWLPNAMGEATTPVAVLITAVVDKVGTFAMLRFCLQLFPEASKWATPVIIVLALVSIIYGALLAVGQRDIKRLIAYASISHFGFIVLGIFAMTSQGQSGATLYMVNHGISTAALMLVAGFLITRRGSRLIADYGGVQKVAPVLAGTFLIGGLATLSLPGLAPFVSEFLVLVGAFSAYPAAGVVATVGIVLAALYVLVLYQRTMTGPVEESVRAMPDLRVRELAVALPLIALLVFLGVFPKPVTEIVNPAVQHTMQDVQKKDPQPEVEAAK, encoded by the coding sequence ATGTCCTTTCCCCTCCTGACAGCGACGGCGGCCCTCCCGGCCATCGGGGCGATCGCCACCGCCGCCGTCCCGGCCGCGCGCCGCACGGCCGCCAAATGGACGGCGCTGCTCTTCTCCCTGGGCACGCTCGTCCTCGCGGGCGTCGTCTTCGCCCGCTTCGAGCCGGGCGGCGACCGCTACCAGCTCACCGAATCGCACGCCTGGATCAAGGACTTCGGCGTCCGGTACGAGCTGGGCGTCGACGGCATCGGGGTGGCGCTGCTCGGCCTCACCGCGCTGCTGATCCCCTTCGTCATCCTGGCCGGCTGGCACGACGCCGACCCCGACGGGAAGACCTCCTCGCGCTGGCGCCCCACCCAGGGCTTCTTCGCCCTGATCCTGATGGTGGAGGCGATGGTGATCCTCTCCTTCGAGGCCACCGACGTCTTCCTCTTCTACATCCTGTTCGAAGCCATGCTCATCCCGATGTACTTCCTCATCGGCGGCTTCGGCGACCGGGCGCACTCCGGCACCGAGGAGAACGCGGCGGCCCAGCGCAGCTACGCGGCCGTCAAGTTCCTCCTCTACAACCTGGCCGGCGGGCTCATCATGCTGGCCGCCGTCATCGGCCTCTACGTGGTCGCGGGCAGCTTCTCCCTCTCGGAGATCGCCGCGGCCCGCGCCGACGGCACCCTGGAGATGGCGAGCAGTACCGAGAAGTGGCTGTTCCTCGGCTTCTTCTTCGCCTTCGCGGTGAAGGCGCCGCTCTGGCCCCTGCACACCTGGCTGCCCAACGCCATGGGGGAGGCGACCACCCCGGTCGCCGTCCTGATCACCGCGGTCGTCGACAAGGTCGGCACCTTCGCGATGCTCCGCTTCTGCCTCCAGCTCTTCCCGGAGGCCAGCAAGTGGGCGACGCCGGTGATCATCGTCCTGGCGCTGGTCTCCATCATCTACGGGGCCCTGCTCGCGGTGGGCCAGCGGGACATCAAGCGGCTCATCGCCTACGCCTCGATCTCCCACTTCGGCTTCATCGTGCTGGGCATCTTCGCGATGACCAGCCAGGGCCAGTCCGGCGCGACCCTCTACATGGTCAACCACGGGATCTCGACGGCGGCGCTGATGCTGGTCGCGGGCTTCCTGATCACCCGGCGCGGCTCGCGCCTGATCGCCGACTACGGCGGGGTGCAGAAGGTCGCCCCGGTGCTGGCCGGGACCTTCCTGATCGGCGGCCTGGCGACGCTCTCGCTGCCCGGACTCGCCCCGTTCGTCAGTGAGTTCCTGGTCCTGGTCGGCGCGTTCAGCGCGTATCCGGCGGCCGGTGTCGTCGCCACCGTCGGCATCGTGCTCGCCGCGCTCTACGTCCTGGTCCTCTACCAGCGGACGATGACGGGGCCGGTCGAGGAGAGCGTGCGGGCGATGCCCGACCTCCGGGTCCGCGAGCTGGCGGTGGCCCTCCCGCTGATCGCCCTGCTGGTCTTCCTGGGGGTTTTCCCGAAGCCCGTCACCGAGATCGTGAACCCGGCGGTGCAGCACACCATGCAGGACGTACAGAAGAAGGACCCCCAGCCCGAGGTGGAGGCCGCCAAGTGA
- the nuoK gene encoding NADH-quinone oxidoreductase subunit NuoK, whose amino-acid sequence MNPVNYLYLAALLFTIGASGVLIRRNAIVVFMCIELMLNACNLALVAFSRMHGNLDGQIIAFFTMVVAAAEVVVGLAIIVSLFRSRHSASVDDASLMKL is encoded by the coding sequence GTGAATCCGGTCAACTACCTCTACCTCGCGGCCCTGCTGTTCACCATCGGTGCCTCCGGGGTGCTGATCCGGCGGAACGCGATCGTGGTGTTCATGTGCATCGAACTGATGCTGAACGCCTGCAACCTCGCGCTGGTCGCGTTCTCCCGGATGCACGGCAACCTCGACGGCCAGATCATCGCCTTCTTCACGATGGTCGTCGCCGCCGCGGAGGTCGTGGTCGGACTCGCGATCATCGTGTCGCTGTTCCGCTCCCGCCACTCGGCCTCGGTCGACGACGCCAGCCTGATGAAGCTGTAA
- the recQ gene encoding DNA helicase RecQ translates to MSVTTESAARQTLHRVFGYETFRGEQGAVIDHVVEGGDAVVLMPTGGGKSLCYQIPALVRPGTGIVVSPLIALMQDQVDALRALGVRAGFMNSTQDFDERRSMEAQFLAGELDLLYLAPERLRLDSTLSLLARGEISVFAIDEAHCVAQWGHDFRPDYLALSVLGERWPDVPRIALTATATEATHREITQRLGMPEAKHFVASFDRPNIQYRIVGKSDPKKQLLTFLQEEHAGDAGIVYCLSRNATEKTAEYLSRNGIEAVPYHAGLDAATRAAHQSRFLREEGLVVVATIAFGMGIDKPDVRFVAHLDLPKSVEGYYQETGRAGRDGAPSTAWMAYGLQDVVQQRKLIQGGEGDEAFRRRAAAHLDSMLALCETVRCRRAQLLTYFGQEPGGESCGNCDTCLTPPETWDGTVVAQKLLSTVVRLKQERNQKFGTGQIIDILLGRKTAKVIQFDHDQLSVFGIGEELAEAEWRGVVRQLLAQGLLAVEGEYGTLVLTEDSGTVLRREREVLLRKEPKKPTTRTSARGERKAKAAPVDLPAEAVPVFEALRAWRAAQAKELGLPAYVIFHDATLREIAALRPGSLAELGGVSGLGEKKLATYGEGVLEVLAELDGAGATGAGGDSTDGDGTDTPAAPPAPAPVAGPRVPEAARPAPVRSEAAAPDTHFGWDEEPPEFD, encoded by the coding sequence ATGAGTGTGACGACCGAGAGCGCGGCGCGGCAGACGCTGCACCGGGTGTTCGGGTACGAGACGTTCCGCGGTGAGCAGGGCGCGGTCATCGACCATGTCGTCGAGGGCGGCGACGCGGTCGTCCTCATGCCCACGGGCGGCGGCAAGTCCCTCTGCTACCAGATCCCCGCCCTGGTCAGGCCGGGCACCGGCATCGTGGTCTCCCCGCTGATCGCGCTCATGCAGGACCAGGTGGACGCCCTGCGCGCCCTCGGCGTCCGCGCCGGTTTCATGAACTCCACCCAGGACTTCGACGAGCGCCGCTCGATGGAGGCCCAGTTCCTGGCGGGCGAGCTCGACCTGCTGTACCTGGCGCCCGAGCGGCTGCGCCTGGACTCCACGCTCTCCTTGCTGGCCCGGGGCGAGATCTCGGTCTTCGCCATCGACGAGGCGCACTGTGTCGCCCAGTGGGGCCACGACTTCCGCCCGGACTACCTGGCCCTCTCCGTGCTGGGCGAGCGCTGGCCCGATGTCCCGCGGATCGCGCTGACGGCCACGGCGACCGAGGCCACCCACCGGGAGATCACCCAGCGGCTCGGCATGCCGGAGGCGAAGCACTTCGTCGCCAGCTTCGACCGCCCCAACATCCAGTACCGCATCGTCGGGAAGTCGGACCCCAAGAAGCAGCTCCTCACCTTCCTCCAGGAGGAGCACGCCGGGGACGCCGGCATCGTCTACTGCCTCTCGCGCAACGCCACGGAGAAGACCGCCGAGTACCTCTCCCGGAACGGCATCGAGGCCGTTCCCTACCACGCGGGTCTGGACGCCGCCACGCGCGCCGCCCACCAGTCGCGCTTCCTGCGTGAGGAGGGCCTGGTCGTCGTCGCGACGATCGCCTTCGGCATGGGCATCGACAAGCCGGACGTCCGCTTCGTCGCCCACCTCGACCTGCCCAAGTCCGTCGAGGGGTACTACCAGGAGACCGGCCGCGCCGGCCGTGACGGGGCGCCGTCCACGGCCTGGATGGCCTACGGCCTCCAGGACGTCGTCCAGCAGCGCAAGCTGATCCAGGGCGGTGAGGGCGACGAGGCGTTCCGGCGCCGTGCCGCCGCGCACCTCGACTCGATGCTGGCGCTCTGCGAGACCGTGCGGTGCCGCCGCGCCCAGCTCCTGACGTACTTCGGCCAGGAGCCCGGCGGGGAGAGCTGCGGCAACTGCGACACCTGCCTCACCCCGCCCGAGACCTGGGACGGCACGGTCGTCGCCCAGAAGCTGCTGTCGACGGTGGTCCGGCTGAAGCAGGAGCGCAACCAGAAGTTCGGTACCGGCCAGATCATCGACATCCTGCTGGGCCGCAAGACCGCCAAGGTCATCCAGTTCGACCACGACCAGCTCTCGGTCTTCGGTATCGGGGAGGAGCTGGCCGAGGCCGAATGGCGCGGTGTGGTCCGCCAGTTGCTGGCCCAGGGCCTGCTCGCGGTCGAGGGGGAGTACGGCACGCTGGTCCTCACCGAGGACAGCGGCACCGTGCTGCGCCGGGAGCGCGAGGTCCTGCTCCGCAAGGAGCCGAAGAAGCCGACCACCAGGACCTCCGCCCGGGGCGAACGCAAGGCCAAGGCCGCTCCCGTCGACCTCCCGGCCGAGGCCGTGCCGGTCTTCGAGGCCCTGCGCGCCTGGCGCGCGGCCCAGGCCAAGGAGCTGGGCCTCCCCGCGTACGTCATCTTCCACGACGCGACACTGCGGGAGATCGCGGCTCTGCGCCCCGGGTCACTGGCGGAGCTGGGCGGTGTCAGCGGCCTCGGCGAGAAGAAGCTGGCGACGTACGGCGAGGGGGTGCTGGAGGTCCTGGCCGAACTGGACGGAGCGGGCGCCACCGGCGCGGGCGGTGACAGCACGGACGGTGACGGCACGGACACCCCCGCCGCCCCGCCGGCGCCCGCACCGGTCGCGGGCCCGCGCGTCCCGGAAGCAGCACGCCCGGCACCCGTACGCTCGGAGGCCGCCGCCCCGGACACGCACTTCGGCTGGGACGAGGAACCCCCGGAGTTCGACTGA
- the nuoL gene encoding NADH-quinone oxidoreductase subunit L — MENLIALLVAAPLLGAAVLLCGGRRLDRSGHWIGTVLAAASFVIGLLLFTDMLGRDAEDRALHQKLFSWVPVEGFQADVAFQLDQLSMTFVLLITGVGTLIHVYSIGYMEHDERRRRFFAYLNLFLAAMLVLVIADNYLLLYLGWEGVGLASYLLIGFWQHKPSAATAAKKAFLVNRVGDIGLSIAIMLMFTTFGTFAFGPVLEAAGDTGEGKLTAIGLMLLLAACGKSAQVPLQSWLGDAMEGPTPVSALIHAATMVTAGVYLIVRSGAIFNGAPDAQLVVVIVGAVTLLFGAVVGCAKDDIKKALAGSTMSQIGYMILAAGLGPVGYVFAIMHLVTHGFFKAGLFLGAGSVMHGMNDEVDMRKYGGLRKHMPVTFVTFGLGYLAIIGFPGLSGFFSKDMIIESAFAKGGTEGWILGSVTLLGAAITAFYMTRVMLMTFFGEKRWQPDANGHEPHPHESPKSMTIPMIVLAFGSVFAGGFFSVGDRFMHWLEPVTGHDHGHAPVSAATVTAATMVVLVIGVAVAWMMYGRKPVPTTAPRGSLLTRAARRDLLQDDFNHVVLVRGGEHLTRSLVYVDHTLVDGVVNGTAASMGGLSGRLRKLQNGYARSYAVSMFGGTAVLIAATLLMRAV; from the coding sequence GTGGAAAACCTGATCGCGCTGCTGGTCGCGGCGCCCCTGCTCGGAGCGGCGGTCCTGCTCTGCGGCGGCCGCCGGCTCGACCGGTCCGGCCACTGGATCGGCACCGTGCTCGCCGCGGCGTCCTTCGTCATCGGACTGCTGCTCTTCACCGACATGCTGGGCCGGGACGCCGAGGACCGCGCCCTGCACCAGAAGCTGTTCAGCTGGGTGCCCGTCGAGGGCTTCCAGGCCGATGTGGCCTTCCAGCTGGACCAGCTGTCCATGACGTTCGTCCTGCTGATCACCGGCGTGGGCACACTGATCCACGTCTACTCCATCGGCTACATGGAGCACGACGAACGCCGCCGCCGGTTCTTCGCCTACCTCAACCTCTTCCTCGCGGCGATGCTCGTCCTGGTCATCGCCGACAACTACCTGCTGCTCTACCTCGGGTGGGAGGGCGTCGGGCTGGCGTCGTACCTGCTCATCGGCTTCTGGCAGCACAAGCCCAGCGCGGCCACCGCCGCTAAGAAGGCGTTCCTGGTCAACCGCGTCGGTGACATCGGCCTGTCCATCGCGATCATGCTGATGTTCACCACCTTCGGTACGTTCGCCTTCGGCCCGGTGCTGGAGGCGGCCGGCGACACGGGCGAGGGCAAGCTCACCGCGATCGGGCTGATGCTGCTCCTCGCGGCCTGCGGCAAGTCCGCCCAGGTGCCGTTGCAGTCCTGGCTCGGCGACGCGATGGAGGGCCCGACCCCGGTCTCCGCCCTCATCCACGCGGCCACCATGGTCACCGCGGGGGTCTACCTCATCGTCCGCTCCGGCGCGATCTTCAACGGGGCGCCCGACGCGCAGCTGGTCGTCGTGATCGTCGGCGCGGTCACCCTGCTCTTCGGTGCGGTCGTCGGTTGCGCGAAGGACGACATCAAGAAGGCCCTCGCCGGCTCCACGATGTCCCAGATCGGCTACATGATCCTGGCCGCGGGCCTCGGCCCCGTGGGCTACGTCTTCGCGATCATGCACCTGGTGACGCACGGCTTCTTCAAGGCCGGGCTCTTCCTCGGCGCCGGGTCGGTCATGCACGGCATGAACGACGAGGTGGACATGCGCAAGTACGGCGGCCTGCGGAAGCACATGCCGGTCACCTTCGTCACCTTCGGCCTCGGGTACCTCGCGATCATCGGCTTCCCCGGCCTGTCCGGCTTCTTCTCCAAGGACATGATCATCGAGTCGGCCTTCGCCAAGGGCGGCACCGAGGGCTGGATCCTCGGTTCGGTGACCCTGCTGGGCGCCGCGATCACCGCGTTCTACATGACACGCGTGATGCTGATGACCTTCTTCGGCGAGAAGCGCTGGCAGCCGGACGCGAACGGCCACGAGCCGCACCCGCACGAGTCACCGAAGTCGATGACGATCCCGATGATCGTGCTGGCCTTCGGGTCGGTCTTCGCCGGCGGGTTCTTCTCCGTCGGCGACCGCTTCATGCACTGGCTGGAGCCGGTCACCGGGCACGACCACGGGCACGCCCCGGTCAGCGCGGCCACCGTCACCGCCGCCACCATGGTGGTCCTGGTCATCGGTGTCGCCGTCGCCTGGATGATGTACGGCCGCAAGCCGGTCCCCACCACCGCCCCGCGCGGCTCGCTGCTCACCCGGGCGGCCCGGCGCGACCTGCTCCAGGACGACTTCAACCACGTGGTCCTGGTCCGCGGCGGCGAACACCTCACCCGGTCCCTGGTCTACGTCGACCACACCCTGGTCGACGGCGTCGTCAACGGCACGGCCGCCTCCATGGGCGGGCTCTCCGGCCGGCTGCGCAAGCTGCAGAACGGCTACGCCCGCTCCTACGCGGTCTCGATGTTCGGCGGTACGGCGGTACTCATCGCCGCGACCCTGCTGATGAGGGCGGTCTGA
- a CDS encoding GOLPH3/VPS74 family protein, with protein MNRPSPSLALPEELLLLALDPVRGKPRCRNRNLEYGIAGAVLAELELRGHIRAEGGRVHVVGPLCPPDPLLAVLLRTLPAADERRFFSGTSAKGWVRKNAGQAGGLYLDALVGRGVLRRESRRFIGLFPYHRHPAADGDFTARVRQRFPAALAAAPTDLRDRLLVALAAAVELPAALNTGDRPARAAMRSLTKEIWQADAVRRNVAQDKSSAGGGGGGGGGSGGDGGGE; from the coding sequence GTGAACAGGCCCTCCCCCTCCCTGGCCCTCCCGGAGGAACTGCTGCTGCTCGCCCTCGATCCGGTGCGGGGCAAGCCCCGCTGCCGCAACCGGAACCTGGAGTACGGGATCGCCGGGGCGGTGCTGGCGGAGCTGGAGCTGCGCGGGCACATCCGGGCGGAGGGCGGGCGGGTGCACGTGGTCGGCCCGCTGTGCCCGCCGGACCCGCTGCTCGCGGTGCTGCTGCGGACCCTTCCGGCAGCGGACGAGCGCCGGTTCTTCTCCGGGACGTCCGCCAAGGGGTGGGTGCGGAAGAACGCGGGGCAGGCCGGGGGGCTGTACCTGGACGCGCTGGTCGGGCGCGGGGTGCTGCGCCGGGAGAGCCGCCGGTTCATCGGGCTGTTCCCCTACCACCGGCATCCGGCGGCCGACGGGGACTTCACGGCGCGGGTGCGGCAGCGCTTCCCGGCCGCCCTGGCGGCGGCCCCGACCGACCTCCGCGACCGGCTGCTGGTGGCGCTCGCGGCGGCCGTCGAACTGCCGGCGGCCCTGAACACCGGTGACCGCCCGGCCCGTGCCGCGATGAGGTCCCTGACCAAGGAGATATGGCAGGCGGACGCGGTGCGCCGCAACGTCGCCCAGGACAAGAGCTCGGCCGGGGGCGGCGGGGGCGGAGGCGGCGGGAGCGGCGGGGACGGCGGGGGCGAGTGA
- a CDS encoding Uma2 family endonuclease codes for MSVGPEAPEPRWAVPPVGGWTADDLDTLPNLPPHTELIDGSLVFVSPQTVFHERAIDYLKWQLQSFAPADLEVFREFTIDVDFQNRPEPDVVVVRADAVESLRQTRFSAESVLLAVEVVSDESVTRDRETKPVKYARARIPHYWRVENQGGRAVVYVFELEPATGAYTSTGIFHDRMKVATPFPVDLDLNAIVARRRAAQE; via the coding sequence ATGAGCGTCGGACCCGAGGCACCCGAGCCGCGGTGGGCGGTTCCGCCCGTAGGCGGCTGGACCGCCGATGACCTGGACACACTCCCGAATCTGCCTCCGCACACGGAGCTGATCGACGGGAGCCTGGTTTTCGTGAGTCCGCAGACCGTTTTCCACGAGCGCGCGATCGACTACCTCAAGTGGCAGTTGCAGTCCTTCGCGCCGGCCGATCTGGAGGTCTTCCGCGAGTTCACCATCGATGTCGACTTCCAGAACCGCCCCGAACCCGATGTCGTCGTCGTGCGCGCCGACGCCGTCGAAAGTCTGCGGCAGACACGCTTCTCCGCCGAGTCCGTACTCCTGGCGGTCGAGGTGGTGTCCGACGAGTCCGTCACACGGGACCGGGAGACCAAGCCCGTGAAATACGCGCGGGCCAGGATCCCGCACTACTGGCGGGTGGAGAACCAGGGCGGGCGGGCGGTGGTCTATGTTTTCGAACTGGAGCCCGCGACCGGCGCCTACACCTCCACCGGGATCTTCCACGACCGGATGAAGGTGGCCACGCCCTTCCCCGTCGATCTCGACCTGAACGCGATCGTCGCCCGGCGCCGGGCGGCACAGGAGTAG
- the nuoN gene encoding NADH-quinone oxidoreductase subunit NuoN, with product MSATAVHALWTTAGGVTSAAPGDTFTAPDIEYAQLAPVLIVVGAAVLGILVEAFLPRRTRYTAQVFLTVVALAASFAAVIGLAADGYAKKSAGLAAMGAIAVDGPALFLQGTILLVAVFSVFTFAERRLEPAAHKDAASAARTKPGAWGRVDSFAAQAGSVPGSDSEKAAVKAGFTTTEVFPLLLFSVAGLLVFPAANDLLTLFIALEVFSLPLYLLCAVARRKRLMSQEAAVKYFLLGSFSSAFLLFGIALLYGYAGTVSYAGIASVVDGSVQEIDPALAQTMGNDALLLIGGALILMGLLFKVGAVPFHMWTPDVYQGAPTPVTGFMAAATKVAAFGALLRLLYVVLPGLTWDLRPVMWGVAIVTMVGGAVVAITQTDIKRLLAYSSIAHAGFILAGVIAASPEGVSSVLFYLAVYSFVTVGAFAVVTLVRDAGGEATHLSKWAGLGRRSPLTAAVFAVFLLSFAGIPLTSGFSGKFAVFKAAADGGASGLVVVGVISSAIAAFFYIRVIVLMFFSEPKADGPTVAVPSPLTMTTIAVGVAVTLVLGLAPQYFLDLANTAGVFVR from the coding sequence GTGAGCGCAACAGCTGTCCACGCACTGTGGACGACGGCGGGCGGGGTGACCTCCGCGGCGCCGGGCGACACCTTCACCGCACCGGACATCGAGTACGCCCAACTGGCGCCCGTGCTCATCGTGGTGGGCGCCGCCGTACTCGGCATCCTGGTGGAGGCGTTCCTCCCCCGCCGCACCCGGTACACCGCGCAGGTCTTCCTGACGGTCGTCGCGCTGGCCGCGTCGTTCGCCGCGGTCATCGGGCTGGCCGCCGACGGGTACGCGAAGAAGAGCGCGGGTCTCGCCGCCATGGGCGCCATCGCGGTGGACGGCCCGGCCCTCTTCCTCCAGGGCACGATCCTGCTGGTCGCGGTCTTCTCCGTCTTCACCTTCGCCGAGCGGCGCCTGGAACCGGCGGCCCACAAGGACGCGGCGTCCGCTGCCCGGACGAAGCCGGGAGCGTGGGGAAGGGTGGACTCCTTCGCGGCCCAGGCCGGTTCGGTCCCCGGCAGCGACAGCGAGAAGGCGGCGGTCAAGGCCGGCTTCACCACCACCGAGGTCTTCCCGCTGCTGCTGTTCTCGGTCGCGGGCCTGCTGGTCTTCCCGGCCGCCAACGACCTGCTGACCCTCTTCATCGCGCTGGAGGTGTTCTCCCTCCCGCTCTACCTCCTCTGCGCCGTCGCCCGCCGCAAGCGGCTGATGTCGCAGGAGGCCGCGGTGAAGTACTTCCTCCTCGGCTCCTTCTCCTCGGCCTTTCTGCTCTTCGGGATCGCCCTGCTCTACGGCTACGCGGGCACCGTCTCCTACGCCGGGATCGCGAGCGTGGTCGACGGCAGCGTCCAGGAGATCGATCCGGCGCTCGCCCAGACCATGGGCAACGACGCGCTGCTGCTGATCGGCGGCGCGCTGATCCTGATGGGCCTGCTCTTCAAGGTCGGCGCCGTGCCGTTCCACATGTGGACCCCGGACGTCTACCAGGGCGCCCCGACCCCGGTCACCGGCTTCATGGCCGCGGCCACCAAGGTCGCCGCCTTCGGCGCGCTGCTGCGCCTGCTGTACGTCGTCCTGCCGGGCCTCACCTGGGATCTGCGGCCGGTCATGTGGGGTGTCGCCATCGTCACGATGGTGGGCGGGGCGGTCGTCGCGATCACCCAGACCGACATCAAGCGGCTGCTGGCCTACTCCTCGATCGCGCACGCGGGCTTCATCCTCGCGGGCGTCATCGCGGCGAGTCCCGAGGGCGTCTCCTCGGTCCTCTTCTACCTGGCCGTCTACTCCTTCGTGACGGTCGGCGCGTTCGCCGTGGTCACCCTGGTGCGGGACGCGGGCGGAGAGGCGACCCACCTGTCGAAGTGGGCCGGACTGGGACGCCGTTCGCCGCTGACCGCGGCGGTCTTCGCGGTGTTCCTGCTGTCCTTCGCCGGCATCCCGCTCACCTCGGGCTTCTCCGGCAAGTTCGCCGTCTTCAAGGCGGCGGCCGACGGCGGGGCGTCCGGCCTGGTCGTCGTGGGTGTCATCTCCTCGGCGATCGCCGCGTTCTTCTACATCCGGGTCATCGTCCTGATGTTCTTCAGCGAGCCGAAGGCGGACGGCCCCACGGTCGCCGTCCCGTCCCCGCTGACGATGACCACGATCGCCGTGGGCGTCGCGGTCACCCTGGTGCTGGGCCTGGCCCCGCAGTACTTCCTCGACCTGGCGAACACCGCGGGAGTGTTCGTGCGGTGA